A single Providencia manganoxydans DNA region contains:
- the dsbA gene encoding thiol:disulfide interchange protein DsbA, whose translation MKKIMLALIGIAMSFGAAAANYTEGKEYTDIKQPVQNLPQVLEFFSFYCPHCYQFENVYKVPQTVEKNLPEGVKMERYHVDFLGPLGPNLTQAWAVAMVLKVEDKVTPVLFEGIQKTQSINTPADIRNAFVKAGVSGDEYDAALNSFVVKSLVAKQQNAAQDLKLRGVPAMFVDGKYQVRNNGIAVENAADYAKEFSNVVNYLVNKK comes from the coding sequence ATGAAAAAAATTATGTTGGCGTTAATTGGTATAGCCATGTCATTTGGGGCTGCCGCCGCAAATTATACGGAAGGTAAAGAGTACACTGATATTAAACAACCAGTGCAAAACCTACCGCAAGTGTTAGAGTTCTTCTCTTTCTATTGCCCACATTGCTATCAGTTTGAAAATGTGTACAAAGTGCCGCAAACGGTAGAAAAAAATCTACCAGAAGGCGTGAAAATGGAACGCTACCACGTTGACTTTTTAGGCCCATTAGGTCCAAACCTAACTCAAGCGTGGGCAGTCGCGATGGTGTTGAAAGTTGAAGATAAAGTCACGCCAGTTCTGTTTGAAGGTATTCAAAAAACACAATCTATCAACACGCCTGCGGATATCCGTAATGCCTTCGTTAAAGCGGGTGTAAGTGGTGACGAGTATGATGCAGCACTGAATAGCTTTGTTGTAAAATCACTGGTTGCTAAACAGCAAAATGCAGCTCAAGATCTTAAACTGCGCGGGGTTCCAGCAATGTTTGTTGATGGCAAATACCAAGTTCGCAATAATGGTATTGCGGTTGAAAACGCAGCAGACTATGCGAAAGAGTTCTCTAACGTAGTGAACTATCTCGTTAATAAAAAATAG
- a CDS encoding YihD family protein — MKCHRLNEVIELIHPVWKDNSDLNLVELLQKLADEAGFKGSLSELTDDVLIYHLKMRGTESNEAIPGLKKDYEEDFKTALLRARGIIKD, encoded by the coding sequence ATGAAATGCCATCGCTTAAATGAAGTTATTGAGCTAATACATCCTGTATGGAAGGACAACTCAGATCTAAATCTTGTTGAATTATTGCAAAAACTAGCTGATGAAGCAGGGTTTAAAGGCTCATTATCTGAGTTAACGGATGATGTACTGATTTATCATCTGAAAATGCGTGGTACAGAGAGTAATGAAGCGATCCCTGGTTTGAAAAAAGATTATGAGGAAGACTTCAAAACGGCATTATTACGCGCCCGCGGTATTATAAAAGACTAA
- a CDS encoding serine/threonine protein kinase, whose protein sequence is MNNVEQSHFHFSEISPDLILDALMEAGIYPESGLTELNSYENRVYQFQDENRKRFVVKFYRPERWNRSQIQEEHDFTLELQDAELPVAAPLEFAGQTVLEFGGFMFAIFPSIGGRQYEADNLFQLEEVGRLLGRTHQIGKKSTFMFRPTLGVTEYLDQPRQIMAQTELIASKWKETFLESLDKLIAQVKKDWPVITSPLRLQGDCHPGNILWRDEAWLVDFDDARNGPAVQDLWMLLNGSRQEQVLQLDTLLEAYNEFCDFDVKELKLIEPLRAMRMVHYLGWIIRRWQDPAFPRAFSWIREDDFWQRQSIEFAQQLERLQEPPLQLAPQF, encoded by the coding sequence ATGAATAACGTTGAACAATCGCATTTTCATTTTAGCGAAATATCCCCTGATTTAATCCTTGATGCGCTGATGGAAGCGGGTATTTACCCTGAATCAGGATTAACTGAGCTAAATAGCTATGAGAATCGGGTTTATCAGTTTCAAGATGAAAACCGTAAACGCTTTGTAGTCAAATTTTATCGCCCTGAGCGTTGGAACCGTTCACAAATTCAAGAAGAACACGATTTTACGCTTGAATTACAAGATGCTGAATTACCTGTTGCCGCTCCGCTCGAATTTGCAGGACAAACCGTATTAGAGTTTGGCGGTTTTATGTTTGCTATTTTTCCGAGTATTGGTGGTCGTCAATATGAAGCGGATAATCTATTCCAACTGGAAGAAGTTGGTCGCTTATTAGGTCGTACCCATCAAATCGGTAAAAAAAGTACTTTTATGTTTCGCCCTACACTAGGGGTAACCGAATATCTTGATCAACCTCGCCAAATCATGGCGCAAACTGAGTTGATTGCGTCAAAGTGGAAAGAAACCTTTCTCGAATCGCTGGATAAATTAATCGCTCAAGTGAAAAAAGATTGGCCGGTTATTACATCACCGCTGCGTTTACAGGGAGATTGTCATCCGGGGAATATCTTATGGCGTGATGAGGCATGGTTAGTGGATTTTGATGATGCACGCAATGGTCCAGCAGTACAAGATTTGTGGATGCTATTGAATGGTTCTCGCCAAGAGCAAGTGCTTCAACTGGACACTTTGCTTGAAGCTTATAATGAGTTTTGTGACTTTGATGTGAAAGAACTTAAGTTAATTGAACCGCTAAGAGCGATGCGAATGGTTCATTACTTAGGGTGGATTATTCGCCGTTGGCAGGATCCTGCTTTTCCAAGGGCGTTTTCATGGATCAGAGAGGACGATTTTTGGCAAAGACAGTCTATCGAATTTGCTCAGCAACTTGAACGGTTGCAAGAGCCACCTTTGCAGTTAGCCCCTCAATTTTAA